In Streptomyces nodosus, one DNA window encodes the following:
- the atpB gene encoding F0F1 ATP synthase subunit A, protein MSDNGCGFPAPGLESFLFKPLATVGGFEFNKVMLLALITTALIVVFFSAAFGRAKVVPGKLQMIGEAGYDFVRRGIVYETLGKREGEKYVPLMVSLFFFIWIMNVWSVIPLAQFPVSSVIAFPMVLALIVYITWVSLTFKKHGFVGFFKNVTGYDKSLGAVLPLVMVIEFFSNLLVRPFTHAVRLFANMFAGHLMLVMFTVASWYLMNSYMIPAAGVSFVMTIAMICFELFVQAVQAYVFVLLACSYIQGALAEHH, encoded by the coding sequence CTGTCCGACAACGGGTGTGGCTTTCCGGCTCCGGGCCTTGAGTCGTTCCTCTTCAAGCCGCTCGCCACGGTCGGCGGCTTCGAGTTCAACAAGGTGATGCTGCTCGCTCTCATCACCACCGCCCTGATCGTGGTGTTCTTCTCCGCAGCCTTCGGCAGGGCCAAGGTGGTTCCGGGCAAGCTCCAGATGATCGGCGAGGCCGGCTACGACTTCGTACGCCGCGGCATCGTCTACGAGACGCTCGGCAAGCGCGAGGGCGAGAAGTACGTCCCGCTGATGGTCTCGCTGTTCTTCTTCATCTGGATCATGAACGTCTGGTCCGTGATCCCGCTGGCCCAGTTCCCGGTCTCCTCGGTGATCGCCTTCCCGATGGTGCTCGCCCTGATCGTCTACATCACCTGGGTCTCCCTGACCTTCAAGAAGCACGGCTTCGTCGGCTTCTTCAAGAACGTCACGGGCTATGACAAGTCGCTCGGTGCGGTGCTGCCGCTGGTCATGGTCATCGAGTTCTTCTCGAACCTGCTGGTCCGCCCGTTCACACACGCGGTGCGACTCTTCGCCAACATGTTCGCGGGTCACCTGATGCTGGTGATGTTCACCGTCGCCTCCTGGTACCTGATGAACAGCTACATGATCCCGGCGGCCGGCGTCTCGTTCGTGATGACCATCGCCATGATCTGCTTCGAGCTCTTCGTGCAGGCCGTCCAGGCGTACGTCTTCGTGCTCCTCGCCTGCTCGTACATTCAGGGCGCTCTCGCCGAGCACCACTGA
- the atpE gene encoding ATP synthase F0 subunit C, giving the protein MSALQTLAADGIHGSVGSIGYGLAAIGPGIGVGIIFGNGTQALARQPEAAGLIRANQILGFAFCEALALIGIVMPFVFGK; this is encoded by the coding sequence ATGTCCGCTCTCCAGACCCTCGCCGCTGATGGCATCCACGGCTCCGTCGGCTCCATCGGTTACGGCCTCGCCGCGATCGGCCCGGGCATCGGCGTCGGCATCATCTTCGGTAACGGCACCCAGGCCCTGGCCCGCCAGCCCGAGGCGGCCGGTCTGATCCGCGCCAACCAGATCCTGGGCTTCGCCTTCTGTGAGGCGCTGGCCCTGATCGGCATCGTCATGCCGTTCGTGTTCGGTAAGTAA
- a CDS encoding F0F1 ATP synthase subunit B, giving the protein MIANLVQLAAEETGQNPLYPAGPELLVGTIAFAIVFFFFWKKLLPNINKVLEERRAAIEGGIEEADAMKVEAQSVLEQYKAQLAEARHEAARLRQEAQEQGATLIAEMRAEGQRQREEIVAAGHAQIEADRKAAGQALRQDVGRLATDLAGKLVGEALEDHARQSRVIDRFLDELEEKAEAAR; this is encoded by the coding sequence GTGATCGCCAACCTGGTGCAGCTGGCGGCCGAGGAGACGGGGCAGAACCCGCTCTACCCGGCCGGTCCCGAGCTGCTCGTCGGCACCATCGCCTTCGCCATCGTGTTCTTCTTCTTCTGGAAGAAGCTGCTCCCGAACATCAACAAGGTTCTCGAGGAGCGTCGCGCGGCGATCGAAGGCGGCATTGAAGAGGCCGACGCCATGAAGGTCGAGGCCCAGAGCGTGCTTGAGCAGTACAAGGCTCAGCTCGCCGAAGCCCGGCACGAGGCCGCGCGGCTGCGCCAGGAGGCGCAGGAGCAGGGCGCCACTCTCATCGCCGAGATGCGCGCGGAGGGTCAGCGGCAGCGCGAGGAGATCGTCGCCGCCGGACACGCGCAGATCGAGGCCGACCGCAAGGCGGCCGGTCAGGCGCTGCGGCAGGACGTCGGCCGACTGGCCACCGACCTGGCCGGCAAGCTCGTCGGCGAGGCCCTCGAGGACCACGCCCGTCAGAGCCGCGTGATCGACCGCTTCCTCGACGAGCTCGAGGAGAAGGCCGAGGCCGCGCGATGA
- a CDS encoding F0F1 ATP synthase subunit delta, with translation MNGASREALAAARERLDALTDSTSVDATRLSDELAAVTALLDREASLRRVLTDPAQPGEAKAELVQRLLGSQVDGTAVDLVAGMVRSRWSQPRDLVDALEELANLADLTAAQQTNALDDVEDELFRFGRIVASHPDLRAALTDRGAGAPAKTELLRRLLGGRAHATTERLVMRLVTVSRGRSLEAGLESLSKLAAARRDRLVAVVTSAVPLSDTQKQRLGAALAKLYGRRMHLNLDVDPEVVGGIRVQVGDEVINGSLADRLEDAARRMAS, from the coding sequence ATGAACGGAGCGAGCCGCGAGGCCCTGGCAGCCGCACGTGAGCGTCTCGACGCGCTGACGGACTCCACGTCCGTGGACGCGACGCGGCTCTCCGACGAGCTGGCCGCCGTTACCGCGCTGCTCGACCGCGAGGCGTCGCTGCGTCGGGTCCTGACCGACCCGGCGCAGCCCGGCGAGGCCAAGGCCGAGCTGGTGCAGCGCCTGCTCGGCAGCCAGGTCGACGGCACGGCCGTGGACCTGGTGGCGGGTATGGTGCGTTCGCGCTGGTCGCAGCCGCGTGACCTGGTGGACGCGCTGGAGGAGCTGGCGAACCTCGCCGACCTCACCGCCGCCCAGCAGACGAACGCGCTGGACGATGTCGAGGACGAGCTGTTCCGGTTCGGCCGGATCGTCGCCTCCCACCCCGACCTGCGTGCGGCGCTGACCGACCGGGGCGCGGGCGCCCCGGCCAAGACCGAGCTGCTGCGGCGGCTGCTCGGGGGTCGTGCCCATGCCACCACCGAGCGTCTGGTGATGCGCCTTGTGACCGTGTCGCGGGGTCGTAGCCTGGAAGCGGGACTCGAGTCCCTGTCCAAGCTGGCTGCCGCGCGCCGGGACCGTCTGGTCGCCGTCGTTACCTCGGCCGTCCCGCTGAGCGACACGCAGAAGCAGCGCCTCGGCGCCGCTCTCGCCAAGCTCTACGGGCGCCGTATGCACCTCAATCTCGACGTGGACCCCGAGGTCGTCGGCGGGATCCGGGTGCAGGTCGGTGACGAGGTCATCAACGGTTCGCTCGCGGACCGGCTCGAGGACGCCGCCCGCCGCATGGCGAGCTGA
- the atpA gene encoding F0F1 ATP synthase subunit alpha, translated as MAELTIRPEEIRDALENFVQSYKPDAASREEVGTVTLAGDGIAKVEGLPSAMANELLKFEDGTLGLALNLEEREIGAIVLGEFSGIEEGQPVQRTGEVLSVAVGEGYLGRVVDPLGNPIDGLGEIDTDGRRALELQAPTVMQRKSVHEPMETGYKAVDAMTPVGRGQRQLIIGDRQTGKTALAVDTIINQRDNWRSGDPKKQVRCIYVAIGQKGSTIASVRRALEENGALEYTTIVAAPASDPAGFKYLAPYTGSAIGQHWMYQGKHVLIIFDDLSKQADAYRAVSLLLRRPPGREAYPGDVFYLHSRLLERCAKLSDDMGAGSMTGLPIVETKANDVSAFIPTNVISITDGQCFLESDLFNAGQRPALNVGISVSRVGGSAQHKAMKQVSGRLRVDLAQFRELEAFAAFGSDLDAASKSQLERGQRMVELLKQNQYEPMATEDQVVSVWAGTTGKMDDVPVADIRRFEKELLEYLHRKEQGLMTSIKEGGKMSDDTLGAVADAIADFKRQFETSDGKLLGEDTPAAAAK; from the coding sequence ATGGCGGAGCTCACGATCCGGCCGGAGGAGATCCGGGACGCGCTGGAGAATTTCGTCCAGTCGTACAAGCCGGACGCGGCCTCGCGCGAGGAGGTCGGTACGGTCACCCTTGCCGGCGACGGCATCGCGAAGGTCGAGGGTCTTCCCTCGGCCATGGCCAACGAACTGCTGAAGTTCGAGGACGGCACCCTCGGCCTCGCCCTCAACCTCGAGGAGCGCGAGATCGGTGCCATCGTCCTCGGTGAGTTCAGCGGCATCGAGGAGGGCCAGCCGGTGCAGCGCACCGGTGAGGTGCTCTCGGTCGCGGTCGGCGAGGGCTACCTCGGCCGTGTCGTCGACCCGCTCGGCAACCCGATCGACGGCCTCGGCGAGATCGACACCGACGGCCGCCGCGCCCTTGAGCTGCAGGCCCCCACGGTCATGCAGCGCAAGTCGGTGCACGAGCCGATGGAGACCGGCTACAAGGCCGTCGACGCGATGACCCCGGTCGGCCGTGGTCAGCGTCAGCTGATCATCGGCGACCGTCAGACCGGCAAGACCGCGCTGGCCGTCGACACGATCATCAACCAGCGTGACAACTGGCGCTCGGGCGACCCGAAGAAGCAGGTCCGCTGCATCTACGTCGCCATCGGCCAGAAGGGCTCCACCATCGCGTCGGTCCGCCGCGCGCTGGAGGAGAACGGTGCGCTGGAGTACACGACCATCGTCGCCGCCCCGGCGTCCGACCCGGCCGGCTTCAAGTACCTGGCGCCGTACACCGGCTCGGCCATCGGCCAGCACTGGATGTACCAGGGCAAGCACGTCCTGATCATCTTCGACGACCTCTCGAAGCAGGCCGACGCCTACCGCGCCGTGTCCCTGCTGCTGCGCCGCCCGCCGGGCCGCGAGGCCTACCCGGGTGACGTCTTCTACCTGCACTCCCGTCTGCTGGAGCGCTGCGCCAAGCTCTCCGACGACATGGGTGCCGGTTCGATGACCGGTCTGCCGATCGTCGAGACCAAGGCCAACGACGTCTCGGCGTTCATCCCGACCAACGTCATCTCCATCACCGACGGCCAGTGCTTCCTGGAGTCGGACCTGTTCAACGCCGGTCAGCGCCCCGCGCTGAACGTCGGTATCTCCGTCTCCCGAGTCGGTGGTTCCGCACAGCACAAGGCGATGAAGCAGGTCTCCGGACGTCTGCGTGTGGACCTCGCCCAGTTCCGTGAGCTGGAGGCGTTCGCCGCCTTCGGTTCCGACCTGGACGCCGCGTCGAAGTCCCAGCTGGAGCGCGGTCAGCGCATGGTCGAGCTGCTCAAGCAGAACCAGTACGAGCCGATGGCCACCGAGGACCAGGTCGTCTCCGTCTGGGCCGGCACCACCGGCAAGATGGACGACGTTCCGGTCGCCGACATCCGCCGCTTCGAGAAGGAGCTGCTGGAGTACCTGCACCGCAAGGAGCAGGGCCTCATGACCTCCATCAAGGAGGGCGGCAAGATGTCCGACGACACCCTGGGTGCCGTCGCCGATGCGATCGCCGACTTCAAGAGGCAGTTCGAGACGAGCGACGGAAAGCTGCTCGGCGAGGACACCCCGGCCGCTGCCGCCAAGTGA
- a CDS encoding F0F1 ATP synthase subunit gamma, with translation MGAQLRVYKRRIRSVSATKKITKAMEMIAASRVVKAQRKVAASTPYATELTRAVTAVGTGSNTKHPLTTQAETVTRSAVLLLTSDRGLAGAYNSNAIKAAEQLTARLEREGKQVETYIVGRRGVAHYNFRERPVAEEWTGFTDEPTYADAKAVAAPLIEAIEKDTVDGGVDELHIVYTEFISMMTQTASDARLLPLSLDEVAEESSAKDEILPLYEFEPSAEDVLDALLPRYVESRIYNALLQSAASKHAATRRAMKSATDNAGELINTLSRLANAARQAEITQEISEIVGGASALADATAGSDN, from the coding sequence ATGGGAGCCCAGCTCCGGGTCTACAAGCGTCGCATCCGATCCGTCAGCGCGACCAAGAAGATCACGAAGGCGATGGAGATGATCGCCGCCTCGCGCGTCGTCAAGGCGCAGCGCAAGGTGGCGGCCTCCACGCCGTACGCGACCGAGCTCACGCGCGCGGTCACGGCGGTCGGCACCGGTTCGAACACCAAGCACCCGCTGACCACCCAGGCCGAGACGGTGACCCGGTCCGCGGTTCTGCTCCTGACGAGCGACCGCGGTCTGGCCGGCGCCTACAACTCCAACGCGATCAAGGCGGCGGAGCAGCTGACGGCACGGCTGGAGCGCGAGGGCAAGCAGGTCGAGACGTATATCGTCGGCCGTCGCGGTGTGGCCCACTACAACTTCCGTGAGCGCCCGGTCGCGGAGGAGTGGACGGGTTTCACGGACGAGCCGACGTATGCGGACGCCAAGGCGGTCGCGGCGCCGCTGATCGAGGCCATCGAGAAGGACACGGTGGACGGCGGAGTGGACGAACTCCACATCGTCTACACCGAGTTCATCTCGATGATGACGCAGACGGCGAGCGACGCGCGCCTGCTGCCGCTCAGCCTCGACGAGGTGGCCGAGGAGTCGTCCGCCAAGGACGAGATCCTTCCGCTGTACGAGTTCGAGCCGTCGGCGGAGGACGTCCTCGACGCCCTGCTGCCGCGCTACGTCGAGAGCCGTATCTACAACGCGCTGCTGCAGTCGGCCGCTTCCAAGCATGCCGCCACGCGCCGTGCGATGAAGTCGGCGACCGACAACGCGGGTGAGCTGATCAACACGCTCTCCCGTCTTGCCAACGCGGCCCGCCAGGCCGAAATCACCCAGGAAATCAGCGAGATCGTCGGTGGCGCGAGCGCCCTGGCCGACGCGACCGCGGGGAGTGACAACTAA
- the atpD gene encoding F0F1 ATP synthase subunit beta, producing the protein MTTTVETATATGRVARVIGPVVDVEFPVDAMPDIYNALHVEVADPANEGEKKTLTLEVAQHLGDGLVRTISMQPTDGLVRQSPVSDTGSAISVPVGDFTKGKVFNTLGEVLNVDESYDGERWPIHRKAPNFDELESKTEMFETGVKVIDLLTPYVKGGKIGLFGGAGVGKTVLIQEMIYRVANNHDGVSVFAGVGERTREGNDLIEEMSESGVIDKTALVFGQMDEPPGTRLRVALAGLTMAEYFRDVQKQDVLFFIDNIFRFTQAGSEVSTLLGRMPSAVGYQPNLADEMGLLQERITSTRGHSITSMQAIYVPADDLTDPAPATTFAHLDATTVLSRPISEKGIYPAVDPLDSTSRILDPRYIAQDHYNAAMRVKTILQKYKDLQDIIAILGIDELGEEDKLVVQRARRVERFLSQNTHVAKQFTGVDGSDVPLDESIAAFNAIIDGEYDHFPEQAFFMCGGIEDLKKNAKELGVS; encoded by the coding sequence ATGACCACCACTGTTGAGACGGCCACGGCGACGGGCCGCGTCGCGCGGGTCATCGGCCCGGTCGTCGACGTGGAGTTCCCCGTCGACGCGATGCCGGACATCTACAACGCCCTTCACGTCGAGGTCGCCGACCCGGCGAACGAGGGCGAGAAGAAGACGCTGACCCTGGAGGTCGCCCAGCACCTGGGTGACGGCCTGGTCCGCACCATCTCCATGCAGCCCACCGACGGTCTGGTCCGCCAGTCCCCGGTGTCCGACACCGGCTCGGCGATCTCCGTCCCGGTCGGCGACTTCACCAAGGGCAAGGTGTTCAACACCCTCGGTGAGGTGCTGAACGTCGACGAGTCCTACGACGGTGAGCGCTGGCCGATCCACCGCAAGGCCCCGAACTTCGACGAGCTCGAGTCGAAGACCGAGATGTTCGAGACCGGCGTCAAGGTCATCGACCTGCTGACCCCGTACGTCAAGGGCGGCAAGATCGGTCTGTTCGGTGGCGCCGGTGTCGGCAAGACGGTGCTCATCCAGGAGATGATCTACCGTGTCGCCAACAACCACGACGGTGTCTCCGTGTTCGCCGGTGTCGGTGAGCGCACCCGTGAGGGCAACGACCTCATCGAGGAGATGAGCGAGTCCGGCGTCATCGACAAGACCGCGCTGGTCTTCGGTCAGATGGACGAGCCCCCGGGCACCCGTCTGCGCGTCGCGCTGGCCGGCCTCACCATGGCCGAGTACTTCCGTGACGTCCAGAAGCAGGACGTGCTGTTCTTCATCGACAACATCTTCCGCTTCACGCAGGCCGGTTCCGAGGTCTCCACCCTGCTCGGCCGGATGCCCTCCGCGGTGGGTTACCAGCCGAACCTGGCCGACGAGATGGGTCTCCTCCAGGAGCGCATCACCTCGACCCGTGGTCACTCGATCACCTCGATGCAGGCGATCTACGTCCCCGCGGACGACCTGACCGACCCGGCCCCGGCCACCACCTTCGCCCACCTCGACGCGACGACGGTTCTGTCCCGTCCGATCTCCGAGAAGGGCATCTACCCGGCCGTGGACCCGCTGGACTCCACGTCCCGGATCCTGGACCCGCGGTACATCGCGCAGGATCACTACAACGCCGCCATGCGCGTCAAGACGATCCTGCAGAAGTACAAGGACCTCCAGGACATCATCGCGATCCTCGGTATCGACGAGCTCGGCGAAGAGGACAAGCTCGTCGTCCAGCGCGCCCGTCGTGTGGAGCGCTTCCTGTCCCAGAACACCCACGTCGCCAAGCAGTTCACCGGCGTCGACGGGTCGGACGTCCCGCTGGACGAGTCGATCGCGGCCTTCAACGCGATCATCGACGGCGAGTACGACCACTTCCCGGAGCAGGCGTTCTTCATGTGCGGTGGTATCGAGGACCTGAAGAAGAACGCGAAGGAGCTGGGCGTCTCCTGA
- a CDS encoding F0F1 ATP synthase subunit epsilon, protein MAAELHVELVAADRQVWSGEATLVVARTTSGDIGVMPGHQPLLGVLESGPVTIRTSDGGTVVAAVHGGFISFADNKLSLLAEIAELSEEIDVQRAERALERAKSEADASAERRAEVRLRAVSAH, encoded by the coding sequence TTGGCTGCTGAGCTGCACGTCGAGCTGGTCGCCGCCGACCGCCAGGTCTGGTCCGGCGAGGCCACCCTGGTCGTCGCGCGCACCACGTCCGGCGACATCGGCGTCATGCCCGGTCACCAGCCGCTGCTCGGTGTGCTGGAGTCGGGCCCGGTGACCATCCGTACGAGTGATGGTGGAACGGTCGTCGCCGCGGTGCACGGCGGTTTCATCTCGTTCGCGGACAACAAGCTGTCGCTGCTGGCCGAGATCGCCGAGCTGTCGGAGGAGATCGACGTCCAGCGTGCGGAGCGGGCCCTGGAGCGGGCGAAGTCGGAGGCCGACGCCTCCGCCGAGCGCCGCGCGGAGGTCCGACTGCGTGCGGTGTCGGCGCACTGA
- a CDS encoding DUF2550 domain-containing protein: protein MVLALTVCGIVVVLAAVGLFVFGLRRRLIQRSGGTFDCSLRWDVPEKPDTGGKGWSYGVARYNGDCVEWYRVFSYALRPRRILERSAIEVAGRRLPEGEEEMALLSDAVILTCLHRGTRLELAMSDDALTGFLAWLEAAPPGQRVNVA from the coding sequence ATGGTCCTCGCTCTGACTGTGTGCGGAATCGTCGTGGTGCTCGCGGCGGTGGGACTGTTCGTCTTCGGTCTGCGCCGCAGGCTCATCCAGCGCTCCGGTGGGACCTTCGACTGCAGTCTGCGCTGGGACGTGCCGGAGAAGCCGGACACCGGCGGCAAGGGCTGGAGCTACGGCGTGGCCCGCTACAACGGTGACTGCGTCGAGTGGTACCGGGTCTTCTCCTATGCGCTGCGTCCCCGCCGCATCCTGGAACGCTCGGCGATCGAGGTGGCCGGCCGCCGTCTTCCCGAGGGCGAGGAGGAGATGGCGCTGCTCTCCGACGCAGTGATCCTCACCTGTCTGCACCGGGGCACCCGCCTGGAACTCGCGATGAGCGACGACGCGCTGACCGGCTTCCTCGCCTGGCTGGAAGCGGCCCCGCCCGGGCAGCGTGTGAACGTGGCGTAG
- a CDS encoding glycoside hydrolase family 18 chitinase: MRFRHRAVAGFATLLLPLAGLVGLAGPAQAAASATATYAKTQDWGTGFEGKWTVTNSGTAAISSWTIEWDFPSGTSVTSAWDADVTNSGTHWTAKNKSYNGSLAPGASVSFGFNGAGSGSPSNCKLNGGSCDGGSTVPGDNPPSAPGTPTASGVTDTSVKLSWGAATDDKGVQNYDVLRDGAKVATVTTTSYTDTGLTPGTDYSYNVQARDTAGQTGPVSGSVKVHTTGGGSTTPPTGDKVKLGYFTEWGIYGRNYNVKNLVTSGSAAKITHINYAFGNVTGGKCAIGDSYADYDKAFTAAESVSGVADTWDQPLRGNFNQLRELKAKYPNIKVLWSFGGWTWSGGFADAAKNPTAFAQSCYDLVKDSRWADVFDGIDIDWEYPNACGLTCDSSGPAALKNVASALRAKFGSSALVTAAVTADGTSGGKIDAADYGGAAQYLNWYNVMTYDFFGAWDAQGPTAPHSPLTSYSGIPQAGFTTADAIAKYKAAGVPANKLLIGIGFYGRGWTGVTQDAPGGKATGAASGTYEQGIEDYKVLKTSCPATGTIAGTAYAHCGSNWWSYDTPGTIATKMAWAKNQGLGGAFFWEFSGDTSSGELVSAISNNL; this comes from the coding sequence ATGCGCTTCAGACACAGAGCCGTGGCAGGGTTTGCGACCCTGTTGCTCCCGCTCGCCGGTCTGGTCGGCCTTGCGGGCCCCGCCCAGGCCGCCGCGTCGGCCACCGCCACCTATGCCAAGACCCAGGACTGGGGCACCGGCTTCGAGGGCAAGTGGACGGTCACCAACTCCGGTACGGCCGCGATCAGTTCGTGGACGATCGAGTGGGACTTCCCCTCCGGCACCTCCGTCACCTCGGCCTGGGACGCCGATGTGACGAACTCCGGTACCCACTGGACCGCCAAGAACAAGTCCTACAACGGCAGCCTCGCCCCCGGCGCGTCGGTCTCCTTCGGCTTCAACGGCGCCGGATCCGGTTCCCCCTCCAACTGCAAGCTCAACGGTGGCAGTTGCGACGGCGGCAGCACGGTCCCCGGTGACAACCCGCCCTCGGCGCCGGGCACCCCGACCGCCTCCGGCGTCACCGACACCTCGGTGAAGCTCAGCTGGGGCGCCGCGACGGACGACAAGGGCGTCCAGAACTACGACGTGCTGCGCGACGGCGCCAAGGTCGCCACCGTGACGACGACCTCGTACACGGACACCGGTCTGACCCCCGGCACCGACTACTCGTACAACGTCCAGGCCCGTGACACCGCCGGTCAGACCGGTCCGGTCAGCGGCTCGGTCAAGGTGCACACCACGGGCGGCGGCTCCACCACCCCGCCGACCGGTGACAAGGTCAAGCTCGGCTACTTCACCGAGTGGGGCATCTACGGCCGCAACTACAACGTCAAGAACCTGGTGACGTCCGGCTCCGCCGCGAAGATCACGCACATCAACTACGCCTTCGGCAACGTCACCGGCGGCAAGTGCGCGATCGGCGACTCCTACGCGGACTACGACAAGGCGTTCACCGCCGCCGAGTCGGTCAGCGGCGTCGCCGACACCTGGGACCAGCCGCTGCGCGGCAACTTCAACCAGCTGCGCGAGCTGAAGGCCAAGTACCCCAACATCAAGGTGCTGTGGTCCTTCGGCGGCTGGACCTGGTCCGGCGGCTTCGCGGACGCGGCCAAGAACCCGACCGCCTTCGCCCAGTCCTGCTACGACCTGGTGAAGGACTCCCGCTGGGCCGATGTCTTCGACGGCATCGACATCGACTGGGAGTACCCGAACGCCTGCGGTCTGACCTGCGACAGCAGCGGCCCCGCGGCCCTCAAGAACGTGGCCTCCGCGCTGCGCGCCAAGTTCGGCTCCTCCGCCCTGGTCACCGCGGCCGTCACCGCCGACGGCACCTCCGGCGGCAAGATCGACGCCGCCGACTACGGGGGCGCCGCGCAGTACCTCAACTGGTACAACGTGATGACGTACGACTTCTTCGGCGCCTGGGACGCGCAGGGCCCCACCGCCCCGCACTCCCCGCTCACCTCGTACAGCGGCATCCCGCAGGCCGGCTTCACCACGGCCGACGCGATCGCCAAGTACAAGGCGGCCGGGGTGCCCGCGAACAAGCTGCTGATCGGCATCGGGTTCTACGGCCGCGGCTGGACCGGTGTCACCCAGGACGCTCCGGGCGGCAAGGCCACGGGCGCCGCGTCGGGCACCTATGAGCAGGGCATCGAGGACTACAAGGTCCTCAAGACGTCCTGCCCGGCCACCGGCACCATCGCCGGCACGGCGTACGCGCACTGCGGCAGCAACTGGTGGTCGTACGACACCCCCGGCACCATCGCCACCAAGATGGCCTGGGCCAAGAACCAGGGGCTGGGCGGCGCGTTCTTCTGGGAGTTCAGCGGTGACACCAGCAGCGGTGAACTGGTGAGCGCCATCAGCAACAACCTGTAG
- a CDS encoding response regulator, with translation MIRVLVAEDQSAVRAGLVLILRSAPDIEVVGEAPDGERAVALARELRPDLVLMDVQMPRLDGVSATRQVVAEQLADVLVLTTFDLDAYVFGALRAGASGFLLKNVEARDLIEAVRTVARGEGMIAPAVTRRLIAEFAARAAPGPRADPAVLDVLTRREREVLSCLGEGLSNAEIAGRLSMAESTVKTHVSRLLGKLELRSRAQAAVLVRELGSGRID, from the coding sequence ATGATCCGTGTGCTCGTCGCCGAGGACCAGTCCGCCGTACGGGCCGGGCTCGTCCTCATCCTGCGCAGCGCGCCCGACATCGAGGTGGTCGGGGAGGCCCCGGACGGAGAGCGGGCGGTGGCACTCGCCCGGGAGCTGCGGCCGGATCTCGTCCTGATGGATGTGCAGATGCCGCGTCTCGACGGGGTGTCGGCGACCCGGCAGGTGGTGGCCGAGCAGCTGGCCGATGTGCTGGTGCTGACCACCTTCGACCTCGACGCCTATGTGTTCGGGGCGCTGCGGGCGGGTGCGTCCGGCTTCCTGCTGAAGAACGTGGAGGCCCGGGACCTCATCGAGGCGGTGCGCACGGTGGCCCGGGGCGAGGGGATGATCGCGCCGGCCGTGACCCGGCGTCTGATCGCGGAGTTCGCCGCCCGGGCGGCTCCCGGGCCCCGGGCCGACCCGGCGGTCCTGGACGTCCTCACCCGGCGCGAGCGGGAGGTGCTGTCCTGCCTCGGTGAGGGGCTGTCCAACGCCGAGATCGCGGGGCGGCTCTCCATGGCCGAGTCGACGGTGAAGACCCACGTCAGCCGGTTGCTGGGCAAGCTGGAGCTGCGCAGCAGAGCGCAAGCCGCGGTCCTTGTACGGGAGTTGGGGAGCGGCCGGATCGACTGA